One genomic segment of Candidatus Fukatsuia endosymbiont of Tuberolachnus salignus includes these proteins:
- a CDS encoding C80 family cysteine peptidase, producing MVENSVVPPAKRRKVDANETDSTAAAIAGPSRIRTPIEQNIITIFTGILQQSHSLGSITEIITALLLDSPEVNLLTPLFPQPPQQAQPVLGLDAIPIPWQPPIPWQTDLRISPENEVKIRAKLDEVIRFILLPRLSDPFFLEMAQQINQDGADEASISTQAPEIIRRAFGRLLNKPLVSLVIEREGTTWKANRYFSREDVGGMVKIPTINGEHVFAQVGFDDTDRQFTLEIFGLPATDVLHLQHIRSPFGDDIQYDVMIKNSEKKASVEEVGDTVTLRDGTVAEVIFIGEEDDPQVKLRVAVSRSDVDEAVLQRNIPVLQHGEEKYGRISYLFPDQSKLSFKHHRLPVHTERSLKREISRHLTLMDTVIDTLQPKIIAKIGEYLQYVNFSHLAMLLPLGDPRRYALQKIPPIESTEKICRILLPRISDELLKKTVADTIRKEKHVFRNLDQFIAEQARASMDILLTAALAQPVIPLSIERKGDDLIMSRALSLADVGSMVKVSLAGGTTAFARVHFNPPSTTAVGLLPQLRGGYFHLELSGITGQLNFFQVKSPLENYQIRRRSANTEEETKIERAMERSPLSEAYSKWKLLNGTMATVISIGEGDNPFVELRIPKTTSRASLEQQGVLQDNIPLFINGKKSYGQAIYTFMDGSPAREWLTPPQDTGDIASQLQGEFDVAIANYRTKLKSVVVSKINQPTAYANDLKLVLNMIRGLLPPNSTASALAQLAPLVEILSSPEQKLKLHGWLTRVLNRIILPRLNNQVIERTLNEYLFDPNHIMIYGDTHTAIITKLLAYTLNEPLQPLFPIQAPGNDRWVMNRPLATEDIGRIFTLPKADGSTVPIRIADENGIIQIKPGQPAVTEQGSPIFPSPVLNGALTARITQTLPLDELLQPAYRVELRKALQATIDNFFLPSFSAAAAIRKLTTLLPFYLGALSLKTFVYSQKFPEGKSEQLITEIDRVIREVILPRLTTNTERALDTIVEQKIFDNSQYRDGQLKEFIAQQVTEIIKNTFIPLLKPNIEPLSVVRIDTDFGPILSLNRQVVEQDIGQKVTVQTATGKTLFAEVAYQDLPPMESRYDFLSETSVVDNNDLRNRFVLKISGVDNLDLEFPDYSQHAHTPLNPSTPQGAALQQFRATRIIYPFKYLPSLAEVINSTSHFPQLLLTASAVTKERNTRVSSVTYGEEFNLTQENGDVIAAKVTLIEKGENPFVHVQLQIPPPQEGQSAFLQRNILIKGRNERVVYGKAIYHFADGSTLSLWKQPLASRGSQVLPSVTEQIQKQLSPLFNDITADAPVNPVEDASVGLRALGSPQRDEVDRWTRPVVQQENADARGEEPRKSRVIIQLENDAESLRAAGDLASKYPKQTVIFQRDVQGKLRLVYRDPQSLLGELDLFFVGHGRGGKEDAHNNRTLAGYNAAELAEVAKQLCSTLATQYAVEQAVSKLVLTSCALVNDDHESGFLFDLAPELSKRGMVPTEIVGYSDEIKISRAEAERGIGHRHLVSGGKAELSARHARVSLTFDHKQHRYVSVVQNPLTVTDIAVLNQMGATLQGQPLSSEHLNDWQLFAKLKFTSRTWLRFFANLSPNAKVAKTVLSLLKRLRKRIESGVHHELLTLNRDSCLPVEAQRLLKMIGRHLQFSRDPQAPADTQLIPALHHQARTGWMRFNIGINRLSYASQIFGYVDGFMGLSALHETLASDTLTPTERRDLEYQRDWAWASFGYNGLADPLQTFLSRVAGSLAQQPVKGIAVNGLKLGLIKWGGAALSAGGLVFDVHTAIEAFTQASKEKDPARRRELYIEGGLAVAGAVVNLTVTAAFLFGGAAIAAAAGPVGIVLGAALLALGKIHSAVSAIQRLEEKITLSTEEKWANGWRNFWWQEFTADVQRRYAEAVQRPTDRFNFDGWLQQRAYHTLLDDPESAFYFYSRGRFDYSEHHYFKLKITPIHTMRPIRTTAVSGMLPIDLFNTVKIGTQEEMVRAKANFERQYDTTLVSFEVEKSDKYYFQPMALQDVDDIFDAVRWEHDYQRRLDAIHHQAAEYAQTHHYVAYTKALKLQEIDAEIETELYAKVYASLEFESESMAAATTRFYNNHYAAKTERSVDLWYQAQVEECLSHQDHCDNPTHGDEERARITAYHQEENRRKAHRDAINGYRKRPESAQIQATYRTVRAEHYANLHQKALEKIRQEVHDTLYRQKYHALSETLLRQYQPSGLNTVSMVARSSASHRADAAVVWDLRGGKDDVRGYKNRPNHFKTQPNGRYIGGQQADRFYLSAHTLDGAISTLNGGEDTPTDDGDMVILSGKPVNGWGYQVNLMEGTLNSLANEVSGRIEGGQIRLDPGRQQRVARLHNIENAIGHVQSNDYFTGNNQANYLSGQGGGHDILLGLAGNDILALANGRAEGGIGIDTYIIQQHLHAIDATVYVRDDDANKNSQVNQEYSVVKLEFSVNAIESILLVEQDQGRYQIQFVLTNKNGSHTTLLLQDAYQLSTDGLQLELLTNYNLRTDDGFVLYDPQGEQNRGWPKVIKRPADGHWRLPVIAVEYVAQLDESHRDFFRRPLEAGEQIQLKQINGQGTVTVNGTERVLPPFLQLRLQDTEHSDDIRGDQHNNVLNSLYGDDKLTGGTGTDIYNIAHHAKNHRVVTINNDDARYPSRSTHDLSDQAALSPDVIVLHSVSIDQFNRLRREEDDLILCANTPDQRIGVLEIKIKLFFTAPRYRHLVVVDRYGNDYALDIDEHGQAYLGQKKSEIQATQGSDTIELSGAVTLPNNTFDALGGNDIIIDKSRGNRTIHGSAGDDEIRVIPYANGNPMWDPKQNPQAPALFEGKKTFYGGEGNDKLYGGSDNDRLDGGADDDILQGNKGNDHLAGGTGSDLYLYQSGDGDDEIEDIKGIDTLVLLPGITRQQILLRRVHNDLQIVIVPKAGDKNDAINIITVKNHFLSTDHQLEIIRLEQQDYHVSELLATTVRIVGDATNNDMRGDEQNNWQEGGAGDDHLYGLSGNDSLFGEVGNDYLYGGEGNDRLFGGIGNDRLEGEAGDDLLDGGVGHDRLYGGAGNDILLGGTGDDILDGSTGNDGLFGGIGNDTYLYRLGDGEDEIEDSEGRNLLRLEGIALADLWLYKKAEHLNIVIAGREGRQPGLIKLKNHFRPQGTQLATVEVTGTSYSIATLMQAIADHYYNTALHTGSPSPVIGTPLLSRTGNHYIAGGTDKNKVIDTGKTNTWLRGGPRQDELIGGEGNNWLDAGEGNDYLLGGKGDDWLLGGQGNDTYTFRRGDGHDVIEDSHGDNTVKFIADITPQDLQFTQEGNDLLIQLSDRENSIRVKNHFLSPSHGIHLIKVGETRLSREDITQRTKPTFNESNGYQRLIQAMGALSGNPIETSFTPTLLNSSLSHHRLTPSIASVP from the coding sequence ATGGTAGAAAATTCAGTAGTTCCTCCAGCAAAAAGAAGAAAAGTAGATGCAAATGAAACAGACTCAACTGCGGCTGCAATCGCAGGCCCGAGCAGGATAAGAACCCCCATTGAACAAAATATTATTACTATTTTTACCGGTATTTTACAACAATCACACTCACTCGGCTCCATCACTGAAATTATCACCGCCCTACTACTCGATAGCCCAGAAGTCAACCTTCTTACGCCGTTATTTCCTCAGCCGCCTCAGCAGGCACAGCCTGTATTGGGTCTTGATGCTATTCCCATTCCCTGGCAGCCCCCTATTCCCTGGCAAACCGATCTGAGGATCTCTCCAGAGAATGAAGTGAAAATACGTGCCAAGCTTGACGAGGTGATTAGGTTCATTCTGTTACCGAGATTAAGTGACCCTTTTTTTTTAGAGATGGCACAACAAATTAACCAGGATGGTGCTGATGAAGCATCGATAAGCACTCAGGCACCTGAGATCATAAGAAGGGCCTTCGGCAGATTACTGAATAAGCCTCTCGTTTCCCTGGTAATAGAACGAGAAGGGACAACCTGGAAAGCAAATCGCTATTTTAGTAGAGAAGACGTTGGCGGCATGGTTAAAATTCCAACGATAAATGGCGAACACGTCTTTGCTCAGGTCGGTTTTGATGATACCGATCGGCAATTTACATTAGAAATATTTGGCCTCCCTGCTACCGACGTCCTTCATTTACAGCACATCCGTTCCCCTTTTGGGGATGATATTCAGTATGACGTCATGATTAAAAACAGTGAAAAAAAAGCGTCAGTAGAAGAAGTCGGTGACACCGTCACTCTCAGAGACGGCACTGTCGCAGAAGTGATCTTCATTGGCGAAGAGGATGATCCACAGGTGAAACTGAGGGTAGCTGTCTCCAGATCCGATGTAGATGAAGCGGTACTACAACGTAATATTCCAGTTTTACAGCATGGCGAGGAAAAGTACGGTCGCATTTCTTATCTGTTCCCTGATCAATCAAAACTCTCCTTTAAGCACCATAGGCTTCCTGTCCATACCGAGAGATCGTTAAAAAGAGAAATCTCACGCCATTTAACACTGATGGATACAGTGATTGATACCTTGCAGCCTAAAATCATCGCTAAAATTGGGGAGTATCTCCAGTACGTCAATTTTTCCCATTTAGCGATGCTATTGCCACTCGGTGATCCACGGCGATATGCGTTACAAAAAATCCCTCCCATAGAGAGCACAGAAAAAATCTGTCGTATTTTACTCCCTAGGATCAGCGATGAATTACTGAAAAAGACAGTGGCGGACACTATCCGCAAGGAAAAACATGTCTTTAGAAACCTCGATCAATTTATAGCGGAACAAGCGAGGGCATCGATGGATATCTTACTCACTGCCGCTCTAGCGCAGCCGGTTATCCCCCTTAGCATAGAACGTAAAGGCGATGATTTGATCATGAGTAGGGCACTTAGCCTGGCAGATGTGGGCAGTATGGTTAAGGTTTCGCTAGCCGGAGGGACAACGGCATTTGCTCGAGTACATTTTAATCCGCCGAGTACAACGGCAGTCGGTCTATTACCTCAACTTCGTGGTGGGTACTTCCATTTAGAGCTGTCTGGCATCACGGGTCAGTTAAATTTTTTTCAGGTTAAGTCGCCTCTGGAGAACTATCAAATTCGGCGTAGAAGTGCGAACACAGAAGAGGAAACAAAGATAGAGCGGGCAATGGAAAGAAGCCCCCTATCCGAGGCCTACAGTAAGTGGAAACTTTTAAATGGTACAATGGCAACAGTCATCTCCATTGGCGAAGGGGATAATCCCTTCGTCGAGCTGAGAATACCGAAAACCACATCCAGAGCCTCTTTAGAACAGCAAGGGGTACTACAAGATAATATTCCCCTTTTTATCAATGGTAAAAAGAGCTATGGGCAGGCGATTTACACCTTTATGGACGGTTCGCCAGCACGTGAATGGTTAACACCACCACAAGACACGGGGGATATAGCCAGCCAGTTACAAGGGGAGTTTGACGTTGCGATAGCCAATTATCGTACAAAGCTTAAGTCTGTTGTCGTGTCAAAAATAAATCAGCCGACTGCTTATGCTAATGATCTGAAGCTAGTTCTTAACATGATCCGCGGCTTGTTGCCGCCTAATTCAACAGCGTCGGCGCTAGCACAGTTAGCACCTTTAGTGGAAATATTATCGTCACCAGAGCAAAAGCTGAAGCTACACGGTTGGCTAACCAGGGTACTTAACAGGATCATTTTACCCAGGTTAAATAATCAGGTCATAGAGCGCACACTGAACGAGTATCTCTTTGACCCTAACCATATTATGATATATGGCGATACACACACGGCCATTATTACAAAATTATTGGCCTACACCTTGAATGAACCTCTGCAGCCTCTCTTTCCAATACAAGCACCGGGTAATGATCGTTGGGTGATGAATCGGCCTCTCGCTACAGAAGACATTGGTCGAATATTTACCTTGCCGAAAGCGGACGGAAGTACAGTACCTATCCGTATAGCCGATGAAAATGGCATAATTCAAATAAAACCGGGTCAACCTGCCGTCACTGAGCAAGGAAGTCCCATTTTCCCCTCTCCAGTACTAAACGGCGCCTTGACAGCAAGGATCACCCAAACTTTACCCTTGGATGAACTGTTACAGCCGGCTTATCGTGTAGAGCTTAGAAAGGCTTTACAAGCAACCATCGACAATTTTTTTCTCCCTTCTTTCAGTGCCGCGGCGGCAATAAGGAAATTAACAACCCTGCTACCCTTTTATCTAGGTGCGTTATCGTTAAAAACCTTCGTGTATTCACAAAAGTTTCCCGAAGGAAAGTCAGAGCAACTGATAACCGAAATTGATAGGGTTATTCGTGAGGTTATTTTACCTAGATTAACAACAAATACAGAAAGGGCATTGGATACGATTGTAGAGCAGAAAATTTTTGATAATAGCCAATATAGAGATGGACAGTTAAAAGAATTCATTGCTCAACAGGTCACTGAGATAATTAAAAACACCTTTATACCCTTACTCAAGCCAAATATTGAACCTCTCAGTGTTGTACGCATCGACACCGATTTTGGCCCTATTTTGAGTTTAAATAGGCAGGTGGTGGAGCAAGACATCGGTCAAAAAGTCACGGTGCAGACAGCAACCGGTAAAACGCTCTTCGCAGAGGTAGCCTATCAAGATCTACCCCCCATGGAGAGCAGATACGATTTTTTATCGGAAACATCCGTAGTTGATAATAATGACCTAAGAAACCGCTTTGTATTGAAAATATCAGGCGTTGATAATCTAGACCTGGAGTTTCCTGATTATTCCCAACATGCTCATACGCCGTTAAACCCTTCTACTCCTCAAGGCGCCGCTCTCCAACAATTTCGCGCGACCCGGATAATATACCCATTTAAATATCTCCCCTCATTGGCAGAGGTTATTAACAGTACATCACATTTTCCTCAGTTATTACTCACCGCCAGTGCAGTGACCAAAGAAAGGAATACTCGCGTTTCTTCAGTGACATACGGAGAGGAATTTAATTTAACACAGGAAAATGGCGATGTTATCGCGGCTAAAGTGACATTAATTGAAAAAGGAGAAAACCCATTTGTGCACGTGCAGTTACAAATACCGCCCCCTCAGGAAGGTCAAAGCGCGTTTCTGCAACGTAATATTCTTATTAAGGGCCGCAATGAAAGAGTCGTCTATGGTAAAGCCATTTACCATTTTGCAGACGGTAGTACCTTGTCATTATGGAAGCAGCCACTCGCTAGCCGGGGTTCCCAGGTGCTCCCGAGTGTCACTGAACAAATTCAAAAGCAGCTTAGTCCCTTATTTAACGATATCACTGCAGATGCACCTGTAAACCCGGTAGAAGATGCAAGCGTGGGTCTTCGCGCTCTTGGCTCACCGCAACGTGATGAGGTCGATCGCTGGACGAGGCCTGTGGTGCAGCAAGAAAACGCGGATGCTCGCGGTGAGGAGCCGCGTAAAAGTCGCGTTATCATCCAATTGGAAAATGATGCCGAGAGCCTGAGAGCCGCTGGCGATCTGGCCAGTAAATATCCTAAACAAACGGTAATTTTTCAGCGGGATGTACAGGGAAAGCTGCGTTTAGTCTACCGTGACCCACAGAGCTTACTGGGTGAGCTGGATCTGTTTTTCGTCGGTCATGGGCGAGGGGGTAAAGAAGATGCACACAATAACCGTACACTCGCCGGATACAATGCGGCGGAATTGGCTGAAGTCGCCAAACAGCTCTGTAGCACACTAGCAACACAATATGCCGTCGAACAAGCGGTCAGTAAACTGGTTCTGACCAGCTGTGCACTGGTCAATGATGACCATGAAAGCGGCTTTTTGTTTGACCTGGCACCCGAATTGTCTAAACGCGGCATGGTCCCCACCGAAATCGTCGGTTATTCAGATGAAATCAAAATCAGCAGAGCGGAGGCTGAGCGGGGTATCGGGCACCGGCACTTGGTGTCCGGTGGTAAGGCAGAGCTGAGTGCACGTCATGCTAGAGTCAGTTTGACCTTTGATCACAAGCAACATCGCTATGTGTCTGTGGTGCAAAATCCGTTAACCGTCACCGATATCGCTGTGCTCAACCAGATGGGCGCGACCTTACAAGGGCAGCCCCTATCATCTGAGCACCTTAATGATTGGCAACTGTTTGCCAAATTAAAATTTACTTCACGTACTTGGCTACGTTTCTTCGCTAATCTTTCACCCAATGCCAAAGTAGCGAAAACCGTACTGAGCCTACTAAAACGCTTACGAAAACGTATTGAAAGCGGCGTCCATCATGAGCTATTGACCCTCAACCGGGACTCGTGTTTGCCTGTCGAGGCACAGCGTTTACTGAAGATGATCGGCCGCCATTTGCAATTCAGTCGCGACCCACAAGCCCCGGCTGATACGCAATTGATACCCGCATTACACCATCAAGCGCGCACTGGCTGGATGCGTTTCAATATTGGCATTAATCGCTTGTCCTACGCATCACAAATTTTTGGTTACGTCGATGGCTTCATGGGTCTATCGGCGCTACATGAAACCTTAGCCAGTGATACCTTGACACCGACAGAAAGGCGCGATCTGGAATACCAGCGAGATTGGGCGTGGGCAAGTTTTGGCTACAATGGACTAGCCGATCCACTGCAAACCTTTCTCAGTCGTGTTGCGGGATCGCTTGCCCAACAGCCGGTAAAGGGGATAGCGGTAAATGGCCTGAAACTCGGGCTGATCAAATGGGGAGGTGCGGCCTTAAGTGCTGGTGGCTTGGTGTTTGATGTTCATACAGCAATAGAGGCGTTCACCCAGGCCAGCAAAGAGAAGGATCCGGCTCGTAGAAGAGAGCTTTATATTGAAGGCGGGCTAGCAGTGGCGGGTGCGGTGGTCAATCTGACTGTCACCGCGGCTTTTTTATTCGGGGGCGCCGCCATTGCCGCAGCAGCCGGGCCAGTGGGTATCGTGCTCGGTGCCGCACTGCTGGCGCTAGGGAAAATTCATTCTGCCGTCAGTGCCATTCAACGCTTAGAAGAGAAGATCACACTGAGTACAGAAGAGAAATGGGCCAACGGATGGCGTAATTTTTGGTGGCAAGAGTTTACTGCTGATGTACAAAGGCGTTATGCCGAGGCGGTGCAACGTCCAACAGACCGATTCAATTTTGACGGATGGTTACAGCAACGGGCTTACCATACTCTGCTCGATGATCCAGAGAGTGCGTTCTATTTTTACAGTCGAGGTCGTTTTGATTATAGCGAGCATCATTATTTCAAATTGAAAATCACGCCGATACACACAATGAGGCCAATACGCACAACGGCCGTTTCTGGCATGCTTCCGATCGATCTTTTCAATACCGTGAAAATAGGGACACAAGAAGAGATGGTGCGGGCTAAGGCCAATTTTGAGCGTCAATATGACACAACTTTGGTGTCGTTTGAGGTTGAAAAAAGCGATAAATACTATTTTCAGCCCATGGCACTGCAGGACGTCGATGACATTTTTGATGCCGTGCGCTGGGAGCATGACTACCAACGTAGACTCGATGCTATTCACCATCAAGCTGCAGAATACGCACAAACTCATCATTATGTGGCGTATACCAAGGCGCTGAAACTGCAGGAAATCGATGCTGAAATCGAGACTGAGCTTTATGCTAAGGTCTATGCCAGTTTAGAATTTGAGTCTGAGTCAATGGCAGCAGCCACGACTCGCTTCTACAACAATCATTATGCCGCTAAGACGGAGAGATCCGTGGATCTCTGGTACCAGGCACAGGTTGAAGAATGTCTCTCGCATCAGGATCATTGTGACAATCCGACACACGGTGATGAGGAACGAGCGCGAATAACGGCCTATCACCAGGAAGAAAATCGCCGTAAAGCCCATCGTGATGCAATTAATGGATATAGAAAACGACCAGAAAGCGCACAAATACAAGCAACTTACCGCACTGTCCGCGCTGAGCACTACGCTAATCTGCACCAAAAGGCACTCGAAAAAATTCGCCAAGAGGTGCATGACACACTTTATAGACAAAAATATCACGCGCTGTCAGAGACGCTTTTACGTCAATATCAACCCTCTGGTTTAAACACCGTTAGTATGGTGGCGCGGTCGTCCGCTTCCCATCGCGCTGATGCCGCGGTGGTATGGGATCTCCGAGGAGGCAAAGACGATGTGCGGGGATATAAAAACCGCCCTAATCACTTTAAGACACAGCCGAATGGACGCTATATCGGTGGCCAACAGGCTGACCGCTTTTATTTAAGCGCTCATACTCTCGACGGTGCTATCAGTACCTTGAATGGCGGTGAAGATACGCCAACAGATGATGGCGACATGGTTATTCTTTCCGGGAAACCGGTCAATGGTTGGGGTTATCAGGTTAATCTTATGGAGGGAACCCTCAACTCGCTGGCAAACGAGGTCAGTGGCCGTATTGAAGGGGGACAAATCCGCCTCGACCCTGGTCGTCAACAGCGTGTCGCTCGGCTGCATAACATTGAGAATGCAATCGGGCACGTTCAATCCAATGATTATTTCACCGGCAATAACCAAGCCAACTACCTGAGTGGACAAGGTGGCGGGCACGATATATTACTCGGGCTAGCCGGCAATGATATCTTGGCATTGGCCAATGGCAGAGCAGAAGGCGGCATAGGCATAGACACCTATATTATTCAGCAACATTTACATGCTATTGATGCCACAGTTTATGTACGTGATGACGATGCTAATAAAAATTCTCAAGTAAACCAAGAATACAGCGTGGTAAAACTAGAATTCTCTGTCAATGCCATCGAGTCAATCCTTTTAGTAGAACAAGATCAGGGACGCTATCAAATACAATTTGTGTTGACCAATAAAAACGGCAGCCACACAACCTTACTGTTACAGGATGCGTATCAACTTTCCACTGATGGTCTGCAACTTGAGCTGTTAACTAACTATAATTTACGCACTGATGACGGCTTTGTGCTCTACGATCCACAGGGCGAACAGAATCGGGGATGGCCAAAAGTGATCAAGCGTCCCGCGGACGGTCACTGGCGATTGCCTGTGATTGCCGTGGAATACGTGGCGCAATTGGACGAAAGCCATCGGGATTTCTTCCGTCGGCCATTAGAAGCGGGGGAACAGATACAACTAAAACAGATTAACGGCCAAGGCACCGTCACCGTTAATGGCACAGAAAGGGTACTCCCTCCTTTTCTACAATTGCGTCTGCAGGATACTGAGCACAGTGATGACATAAGAGGTGATCAACATAACAATGTCCTCAACAGTTTATACGGTGACGACAAGCTAACAGGGGGGACGGGCACAGATATCTATAATATTGCCCATCATGCAAAAAACCACCGTGTGGTGACAATCAATAACGATGATGCCCGTTACCCTAGCAGGAGCACGCACGACCTCAGTGATCAGGCAGCACTTTCGCCCGATGTCATCGTCTTACACTCCGTCTCTATTGATCAATTCAATCGGCTCCGCAGGGAAGAGGATGATCTCATCTTGTGTGCCAACACGCCCGATCAGCGTATCGGTGTCCTTGAAATCAAGATCAAACTCTTTTTTACGGCTCCCCGCTATCGGCATTTGGTGGTGGTTGACCGTTATGGTAATGATTATGCCTTGGACATCGACGAACACGGCCAGGCCTATCTTGGGCAAAAAAAGTCAGAGATCCAAGCGACACAGGGCAGCGATACTATCGAGTTATCGGGGGCGGTGACACTGCCCAATAACACCTTTGACGCGCTAGGGGGTAACGACATCATTATCGACAAAAGTCGAGGCAATCGCACGATCCATGGAAGCGCAGGAGATGATGAAATACGGGTCATTCCCTATGCCAATGGCAATCCGATGTGGGATCCCAAACAAAATCCACAGGCTCCAGCACTCTTTGAAGGTAAGAAAACCTTTTATGGTGGCGAGGGTAATGACAAGCTCTATGGTGGCAGTGATAATGATAGACTGGATGGTGGGGCTGACGACGATATATTGCAGGGCAATAAAGGTAACGACCATTTGGCGGGAGGGACAGGAAGCGATCTTTACCTGTATCAATCCGGCGACGGTGATGATGAGATCGAAGATATCAAAGGCATCGATACACTGGTGCTGCTGCCTGGGATCACCCGCCAGCAGATCCTCTTGCGTAGAGTACACAACGATTTACAAATTGTTATTGTCCCGAAGGCAGGCGATAAAAATGATGCAATAAACATCATTACGGTGAAAAATCACTTCCTTTCTACCGACCATCAGCTAGAAATCATCAGGCTAGAGCAGCAGGATTATCACGTCAGTGAGCTGCTAGCGACGACAGTACGCATTGTTGGAGACGCAACCAATAATGACATGAGAGGCGATGAGCAAAACAATTGGCAGGAAGGCGGAGCAGGAGACGACCATTTATATGGATTAAGCGGCAATGATAGTCTGTTTGGCGAAGTGGGTAATGACTATCTGTATGGGGGAGAAGGAAACGATCGCCTGTTCGGCGGTATCGGTAACGACAGGTTGGAAGGGGAGGCTGGAGACGATCTGCTTGACGGCGGTGTTGGACATGATCGCCTGTATGGTGGCGCCGGCAACGACATCTTATTGGGCGGTACGGGTGACGATATACTCGATGGCAGTACAGGCAATGACGGTCTGTTCGGTGGTATCGGTAACGACACCTACCTCTATCGTTTGGGTGATGGCGAAGATGAGATAGAAGATAGCGAGGGGAGAAACCTGTTACGTTTGGAGGGGATCGCACTGGCTGATCTTTGGTTATATAAGAAAGCGGAGCATCTTAATATCGTTATTGCGGGGAGAGAGGGAAGGCAACCCGGTCTGATAAAACTAAAAAATCACTTCAGACCCCAGGGAACTCAACTGGCGACAGTGGAGGTTACGGGAACTTCTTACAGTATCGCAACTCTGATGCAGGCAATCGCTGACCACTATTACAATACTGCGCTACACACAGGATCACCGTCTCCCGTTATTGGCACACCACTGCTTAGCCGAACAGGAAACCACTACATTGCTGGCGGCACGGATAAAAATAAAGTTATCGATACAGGAAAAACCAATACTTGGTTACGCGGTGGCCCGCGACAAGACGAACTCATTGGTGGTGAGGGTAATAATTGGCTCGATGCCGGTGAAGGAAACGATTATCTCTTGGGTGGCAAGGGAGATGATTGGCTGCTGGGTGGGCAAGGAAACGATACCTATACTTTTCGACGGGGTGATGGCCATGATGTTATCGAGGACAGTCACGGCGACAATACGGTGAAGTTTATCGCAGATATTACACCACAAGATTTGCAGTTTACCCAGGAAGGCAATGACCTGCTGATACAGCTGTCCGATAGAGAAAACAGTATTCGGGTAAAAAATCACTTCTTATCTCCATCCCATGGTATCCACCTGATCAAGGTAGGAGAAACACGACTGAGCCGCGAGGATATCACACAACGTACAAAACCTACTTTTAATGAAAGTAATGGCTATCAAAGGCTGATTCAAGCGATGGGAGCGTTATCCGGCAATCCAATAGAGACGTCATTTACACCCACTTTATTGAATTCTTCTCTGAGCCATCATCGCTTAACGCCGTCTATAGCCAGCGTGCCATAA